The Allocoprobacillus halotolerans nucleotide sequence AGTGATAATGATGTATAATCCATATATGTATGATGATGAAAGAATTGTGAATCCACGTGTTGGAGAAATTGTTTTGTATACGGTTCATAAAGGAGATAATGTTTATCGTATTGCAAAAACTTTAAATAGTGAGGTGGCATGGATTCAAGCAATGAATCAATTGGATGATGATTTGTTAATTCATCCTCACCAGCAATTGTTGATTCCAATTGTTTTTCAAAAAGTTCCACCAATACCACAACCTTATCAAAGAGAAACCTATGATTTATATTTTTAAAAAATGCATAAGATTTGAAATTAAGCAAAAACTATAAATAGGAGGTTTGGAAAATGAAAAAAATAATCATCCTATTTATGGTTGCTTTGTTGTATGGATGCTCAAATGAAAAGCCAACAGAAGAAAAGAAAACCCAATATAAAGATGGCACTTATACAACAACGGCGATGGGATATGGTGGCGAATTTGAAGTTGAAACAACATTAAAAGATGATAAAATTCAAGATATTGTTATTAAAGAACATAATGAAACACCTTCTATTGGTGGTGTAGCTTTAGAACAAATGATTGAAACAATGAAAGAAAAAATCATTATGATGTGGATACAATTTCTGGGGCAACCAAATCATCACAGGCGTTGAAAGAAGCTGTTGCGAAAGCTTATGAAAAAGCCAAAAATGAATCTTGATATTCTTTATTTGTCGAAAGTAGTTACAAAAAAATGTAGCTACTTTTTTTATCTAGGAAGAATAAGTCTTTATTTTTTATAAAAAATGGTATATGATAATGAAAATGATAGGGGGCTAAATAATGGAAGAAAACTATGTTGGTCGTGAAAGAAATATTACTTTAATTATGGATTTTTATGAATTGACGATGTCATATAATTATTTTAAATTAGGAAAACAGAATGAAATTGTTTATTTTGATATGTTTTATCGTAAAAATCCTGATCAAGGTGGATTTGTGATTTTTGCTGGTTTACAGCAATTGATTGAAGCTATTGAAAATATGCATTTTAGTGATGGAGATATTGAATATTTAAGATCTTTAAATGTTTTTGATGAGGATTTTTTCACTTATTTAAAAAATTTCCGTTTTACTGGAACGATTTATTCAGTCAAAGAGGGAACACCTGTATTTCCTTATGAACCATTAATTACTGTGAAGGCAAAATTAATTGAAGCACAATTAATAGAGACATTTTTGTTAGTAACAATTAATCATCAATCTTTAATTGCAACAAAAGCAAGACGTATTGTTCAAGAGGCCAAGGGACGTGCTGTCATGGAATTTGGTGCTAGACGTGCACAAGGTTATGATGGGGCTCATTACGGAGCAAGAGCAGCTTATATTGGCGGTGTTGTTGGAAGTGCTACAGTATCAGCTGGAAAAGATTTTCATATGCCGGTTTTAGGAACAATGGCTCATTCATTTGTCCAATCTTTTGATTCTGAATATGAGGCTTTTAAAGCTTATGCTACAACATATCCCGATAATTGTGTTTTATTAGTAGATACATATGATACTTTAAAGAGTGGTGTTCCTCACGCTATTCGTGTCGCTGAAGAAGTTTTAGCACCAATGGGGAAAAGATTAAAAGGAATTCGTTTAGATAGTGGGGATATTGCCTATTTAACAAAGAAAGCTAGAATGATGTTGGATGTAGCAGGGTTACATGATTGTCAGATTACTGTTTCTAATTCATTAGATGAATATTTAATTCGTTCAATATTGGAACAAGGCGCTCAAATTGATTCTTTTGGTGTCGGTGAAAACATGATTGTCTCTAAATCTTCACCAGTTTTTGGAGGCGTTTATAAATTAGCTGCTGTTGAAAAAGATGGAGAGATTATTCCTAAAATTAAAATTTCTGAAAATACTGAAAAAATTACGAATCCAGGATTTAAGAAAGTCTATCGTCTAATCGAAAAAGAAACAAATAAAGCCATTGCTGATATTATTGCTTTCCATGATGAAATATTGGATGAAAATCAAGATTTAACGATTTATCATCAATTAGATTCTTGGAAACATAAAACACTTTTTGCTGGTACATATGAGATTCATCCTTTACAGACACTTGTTTTTGATGAAGGAAAGAATGTCTATCCGCATTATTCATTAGATGAAATTAGAAAGTATTCTGAGCAACAGAAACGTCTATTATGGGATGAAATCTTCCGTTTAGAATATCCTCATATGTATTATGTTGATTTGACACAAAAATTATTAGATTATAAGCTAAAAATGTTAGCGAAAGGAAAAAAGGACATTAGTCCTTTCTTTTTAAAGGATTTGTTTTATGATAATTACAGTTGTTGGTTTAGGTGTTATAGGTGGTAGCTTTGTAAAAGCGTTGAAAGGCAAAGGATATGATGTATATGGTGTGGATTGTGATTTAAAGACTTTAGAAATGGCAAAGGCTGAGGGGTGTATTATAGAAGGATACCAAGATGGACATGAGATTATTGCTCGAAGTGATTTAACGATTATTTGTTTGTATCCTTCTAAAGTTTTAGAATTTATTGCTAATCATCAATTTAAAAAAGGTAGTATTGTGACAGACGTGGTTGGAATTAAATCTTATTTTTGAAACAGGCATTGGCTATTATAGATAAAGATGTCGAGTATATCAGTGGTCATCCAATGGCTGGACGTGAGAAAAAGGATATCTTTATGCCAGTCAAGAAGTGTTTTATAATGCCAATTATATTGTCATTCAACATGAATTCAATCAATTAGATAAAATTGAATGGATGCGTCAATTTGTTGGAAAGTTAGGTTTTAAAAGTGTCAAAATTATGAGTCCCTATGATCATGATGAAATCATTTCATTTACTTCTCAGTTACCACATACATTGGCAGTTGCTTTAATGAATAGTAATGATGAAAAATATGAAACTGGAAAGTATATTGGAGATTCTTTTCGTGATTTAACAAGAATTGCTAATATTAATGCAGACTTGTGGTCAGAACTTTTCTTCCACAATAAAGAATATCTATTGGCATCAATGGAACGATTTGAAAAAGAGTTTGATCAGTTAAAACAAGCTATTGCTAATGGTGATGAAAAAACTTTAAAAGCTAAGTTTTTAGAATCCTCTAGACGACGAGAGAAATTAGAAAAATAGAAAGAAGAGACTTCATTGCATGAATAATCTTCTTTTTTGTATGCCGGGCATGGCATATATCTAGGTGGTGAAAGTCCACTGTGGGGGGCGATGTCGCAACTGCCAACCACTAGCCAATATCAAGGGTGTCTATCGTGAGATGGAATCTGAAAGAAGATGGAGGCAAAGTCCTGGTCCGAGGAACACGAATCACATCAGGCATATAATAGGGACGAGTGTGCAAAACAACACGAAGTCATAAGAGGTTGCGGAATAGGACTATTATATGTAAATGTGGCGGATATATGGGAGGAAAGAGATATGACCTTATCCCGGGAGGTCTCACTAGCGATACAGCAGTAACAACGAATAGTGAGAAGTCAGCAGAAGTCGTAGTAGTAAGGAAGTGACTGTAATGGTCATGGAGCGAAGGACTGAATAAATCTATCAGTTATTGAATTTTGAATTGATTTCATTATACGAAACCGTGGAGATAGACGAGTACACTAGAAGACCCGAAAGAAGAATGTAGGGAAGGTGAGTATAATGGATAGCGAAAGAAATGGAGGTAACGAAAATATGAAAACTGATAACACATTGCTTGAGGAAATGCTTAGTGATACTAATCTAGAACTAGCATTTACACAAGTCAAACGAAACAAAGGTGCAAGTGGAGTAGATGGAATGGAAGTAGCTGAACTTAAAGACTATTTAGATAAACATCTAGAAGAAATTAAGGACAGTATACGAAACAAGACATATAAGCCACAACCTGTGAGAAGAGTAGAAATACCCAAACCCGATGGCGGAATACGAAATCTAGGAGTGCCAACAGTACTTGATAGATTTGTCCAACAAGCCATAGCCCAAGTGTTAATACCTATCTATGAACCAATATTCAGTGACAATAGTTTTGGATTTAGACCAAATAGATGTTGCGAAATGGCAATCATCAAAGCATTGGAATATATGAATGAAGGCTATCAGTGGATAGTAGATATAGACCTAGAAAAGTTCTTTGATACAGTTAATCATGATAAACTTATTTCACTTGTCATGAAAGATGTAAAGAGTGGAGAAATAGTATCCCTAATTAGGAAATATCTAGTAAGCGGGATTATGATTGATAATGAATATAAAGAGTCAGTCGTAGGAACACCACAAGGTGGAAATCTAAGTCCGCTACTCAGTAACATAGTTCTCAATGAACTAGATAAGGAAATGGAAGCACGAGGACTAAGATTCACACGATATGCAGATGATTGTATTATATTAGTGGGTAGCAGTAAAGCCGCCGATAGAGTAATGGAAAACATTAGTAAATTCATAGAAAAGAAACTAGGACTTAAAGTAAATATGACTAAAAGTAAAGTTTCCAAACCTAATGATATTAAATATCTAGGATTTGGATTCTATTATGACTCTTTTTCATCTATGTGGAAAGCAAAACCACATGAGAAATCTATCGCAACACTGCAAACAAAACTAAGGAGACTAACAAATAGAAGTTGGTCAGTATCGTGGGAATATAGAATACTTAAGATAAGACAACTTGTAAATGGGTGGATTAACTATTACCGTATTGGAAATTTTATAAAAGTCTGTAGAAAACTAGATGCACAAATAAGATTTAGGATACGTATGTACTTATGGAAGAAATGGAAAACCATAGGAAATAGAGAAAAGCAACTAAGAAAGTTAGGGGCATTACCATGGCAAGCTAAAACTTGGGCAAACAGTCGAAAATCATATGCAAGATGTGCAAGTACATTTCTTCAAACAAGAATAACTAATGATTTATTATATAGAAAAGGACTACCATCAATGGTAGCCCAATATCAGTTAAAACATATTTCAGTATAGATTTAAACCGCCGTATGCCGAACGGCACGTACGGTGGTGTGAGAGGTCGAAAATAAATATAAAATTATTTATTTTCTCCTACTCGATTATATTTATGGAAAGAAAAGTGAAAAAATATGATTTTTTATAAAACGAAAAAACATTGAATTAAAGAAGAAAAAATAATTTATAGTATGAGATGTAGTAAGGGAATTATAAAAAAAACAAAAAAAGGTATTGCATAAATGTGGAAAATATTATATACTATTTGAGCAACGAGTTAAGGAAGTTGGTTCCATAGCCAAGTTGGTAAGGCTACAGACTGCAACTCTGTCATCGTCGGTTCGAGTCCGGCTGGAACCTCCATCGTTGCCCAGGTGGCGAAATTGGTAGACGCACAGGACTTAAAATCCTGCGGACCTTAAAATCCGTGCCGGTTCGACTCCGGCCCTGGGCACCAGTTATAAAAATCGGCTCTGAAAAGAGTTGAAAAAAATAAAAAAAGTGTTGCAATTGAATATGAAATGTGATACTATTGAATGGCACTGTTAAGAGGCGCTAGTAGCTCAACTGGATAGAGTGCTTGACTACGGATCAAGAGGTTGTGGGTTCGATTCCTGCCTAGCGCGCCAATCAATTATGTTAACGGGAAGTAGCACAGCTTGGTAGTGCACCTGGTTTGGGACCAGGGGGTCGCAGGTTCGAATCCTGTCTTCCCGACCATTGTAATGGGGCTTTAGCTCAGCTGGGAGAGCGCCTGCTTTGCAAGCAGGAGGTCAGCGGTTCGATCCCGCTAAGCTCCACCATTATGTTGCGAGGTTTACCCAAGTCCGGCTGAAGGGATCGGTCTTGAAAACCGACAGGGGATGAAAGTCCCGCGGGGTTCGAATCCCTCAACCTCCGCCATTTTATTTAATTTCATATCGCGGGATGGAGCAGTCTGGTAGCTCGTCGGGCTCATAACCCGAAGGTCGTTGGTTCAAATCCTTCTCCCGCAACCAAATGGTCTGGTAGTTCAGTTGGTTAGAATGCCGCCCTGTCACGGCGGAGGTCGCGGTTCGAGCCCCGTCCAGACCGCCATTATGGTTCCGTAGCTCAGTCGGTAGAGCAGAGGACTGAAAATCCTCGTGTCGCTGGTTCGATTCCGGCCGGAACCACCATTCATTTAAAAACGATTCACTACATGGCGGGGTAGCTCAGTTGGCTAGAGCAATCGGTTCATACCCGGTGGGTCGGGGGTTCGAATCCCTTCCCCGCTACCATTAAGTATCGTAGTGGTGAATACCACTTTTTATTTTATACGGACCCTTAGCTCAGTTGGTTAGAGCTATCGGCTCATAACCGATCGGTCGAAGGTTCGAGTCCTTCAGGGTCCACCAATTGTCATTAACCTCAATTCTTGAGGTTTTTATTTTTTATAGTCTTATTTATGTTATAATGGTTTTGTTAATATTCATATATATTTCATAACAATATGATATATTCAGTGAGAAGTAGGTGATAGAATGGATAATATAAAATTAATGGGATTAACTCATCAACAAGTTGAACAACGTGTACAACAGGGATTGATGAATATATCCCATGACAATATTTCAAAAACAAAAAAACAAATTATATTAGAACATACTCTTACATATTTTAACTGTTTAAATCTCTTTTTAGCAGCTATTATTATTTCAACAGGACGTTGGACGAATTTAACATTTATGGTTGTTATTTTTATTAATGCTTTTATTGGTATATATCAAGAATTAAAAGTAAAAAAGATTATAGATCAGTTAACAGTTGTTACAGTTAAAAAAGTAAAAGTTATCCGTGATCAACAAGAAATGATTATTCCGACTGAAGAACTTGTAAAAGATGATATCGTTTTTTAGAAACTGGCAATCAAATAGGAAGTGACTGTATTGTTTTAGATTCACATGGGATGGAAGTCAATGAAGCTTTATTGACAGGTGAATCAGAACCAGTTAAAAAAATCTAAATGATGAACTTTTATCAGGAAGTTTTGTGGTTGCTGGAAGTGCCTATGCAAAAGTTATTCGTGTGGGTAATGAGAATTATTCTACAAAACTTGTTCATAAAGCAAAAAATAAAAATAATGCTTCTTCAGAAATGAAAGATTCTATTGAAAAAGTTATTAAAATATTAAGTGTTGTTATTATACCTGTTGGATTGGTTTTATATTTTTCACAACGTAGTGCTTTTCCTAATGATTTAGCAAGCGCTATTGTTAAAACAGTAGCTGGTGTTATTGGAATGATTCCCGAAGGACTTGTTTTATTGACAAGTTTGTCATTTATTATTGGAGTGGGAAAGTTAGCACGTAAGAAAGCTTTGATACAGGAGATGGAAGCCATCGAAGCTTTAGCAAGAGTTGATGTTTTGTGTCTTGATAAAACAGGAACTATCACAACTGGAGAATTAAAAGTTGAAAATGTTTTACCAATTAATTCTCATACTCTTCAAGATATTGAATTTATAATGGGGGTTATGGCTCATGAATGTGATGATGTCAATGCAACGCAGTTAGCACTCCAAAATTATTTTTCTAAGCAGTATCATGTCAAGATTGATAACTCTATTCCATTTTCATCACAACGTAAAATGCGTGCTTTAACGATTGTGGGAAGAGGTAACTATGTTTTAGGGGCACCTGATTTCTTACTGATGCCTGATGATGAATTTTTGATAGAGGCTGAAAAGTATGCTAGTAAAGGATATCGTGTTTTATTATTAGGACAAACGGATTCCATTGATGTTTCACAGTCACAAATTGGTGCAGTGAAAGCTATGGCTTTGATTGTTATTTATGATTGTATTCGTCCTGAAGCCAAAGAAACATTACGTTTCTTTGAAAATGCTCATGTTGATATTCGTATTTTATCAGGTGATAATCCAACTACAGTTGCGCGTGTGGCACAATTAGCGGGTTTAAAAGATGGACATCTTTATATTGATGCTTCAACATTACCTGAAGATGATTTGGAAATGGAAAAAATTGTTTCACATTATCATGTTTTTGGACGTGTCAAACCAGAACAAAAACAACGTATTATAAAAGCATTACAAGCCAATGGACATGTTGTAGGGATGGTTGGAGATGGAGTCAATGATGTTTTGGCTTTGAAAGATGCTGATTGTGGTATTGCGATGGCGGCTGGTAGTGATGCTGCTAAACAAGCTGCTCATATTGTATTATTGGATTCTTCATTTGCCTCAATGGTTGATATTGTTAAAGAGGGAGAGCGATTATTGCAGATATTGAAAGAGTCAGCTCACTTTATCTTACAAAAACAATTTATTCTACAGTTCTTTGTCTTGTCTTTGCTGGATTACAAATGAGTTATCCTTTTACCCCTTTACAATTAAGTTTAATCAGTGGATTAGCTATTGGTTTACCAAGCTTTTTATTGACTTTAGAACGTTCTTCATCATTATCATCACAAGGTTTTTTAAAGCATGTTATTTCAACAGCATTACCATGTGCTTTAACAATGATTATTTATATGCTTTTGATTACTTTTATTGGATATCAGTTTCATTTTAGTGATCGTCTATTATCAACATATTATTATCTTGTGGCTGGTTTTATTAGTTTTCTTGTTGTTTTTGTTGTATGTCTGCCTTGGAATCGCTTAAGAGTTATTGTCGCTAGTGTGATTACTGTTGTTTTCTACTTGATTTTAATGGTTATGCATGATTTCTTTGAAATCAATTCTTTATTTTCTGTGTCGATGCTTTTTATCATTCCTATTTGTGCAACAACACCTTTTGTTTTGTTTGCATTGAAACGAGGTATTGTTCATATTTATAAATATCTAGGAAAACATTAACGTAATAGCTTTAAATTATAAACGGAAATATGCGTATTGGTTTTAGAAAGAATTTGTTGGCATTGTTCCTTTGAAAGATCAAAGAGTTTATAAGGATGAATATTAATGGTGGATACATAAGCACCACATTTGATTTGAAATGAACATTTCTTATGTAAATAATCAAAAGTTTTATCTTGTAGATAATGATAAAGATCAATGAATGCTATTTCAATCAAATCTTCGTTCGTATTAAACATGACCATAAAGAAAAAATTAGATCTTTCATAATAAAGACTAACATCTCCGAAATCAAAATACTCTTTCATTTTTTCCATGAGATGCTTAGAAACATGAAAATAGAGTTGAGGATATTCTTCAATCAGGTAAGGTATAATTTGAAATTCAATATAAATACCTGTTAAAAAGCGAACGGATTGGGGAATGTGGAGTTGTTTAAAAAAAGGATAAAGATTTTTTTGATAATCTATATGTTGATAGGAAAAATCTGGATCTAAGATTGGAAATTGATATTGATTATGTGTTATATCATATATGTACATTATTACTCACCATATTTATTCTAACATCATGAAAATAAGAAAAATGTCGATTTATGTCATCATTTGTATAAATAAGTCTGAAAGGACTTATTTTTTGTTTTTTAACATATATATGATTAGGTGAGTCTATGAATCGAAAGAAATATATTGTGATTGGATGTAGTTTATGTCTTTATATCATTATTCTAAAATATATGTTTTCATTGTTTTTTCCTTTTATTTTAGCGATTCTTTGCTTTTTTATATTGAAACCGATTGTTGATCGTATTCAACAGAACATACCCCTTCAAAAAAGTGCTATCGGTATTTCGTTATTATTATTTATTTATCTTCTGTTTGCCTTTTTATTGGCTTTATGTATAACCGCTTTATTTTGTTTATGTATGCATTTTTTTCAAATGCTACCAGTCTATTATGATTCTATTTTTTTACCATTTATTTATAAAACGACAAAACTTTTTCAACAAATATTTTCTTTTCTGCCACAAGATTTCGTTATCATTTTTCAAAACTGGATTCATCAAAATATGTTAGATCTCATTGCCTTTGCCTCAACATTTATTAAATCCATACCATCTTTTTTATTTTCCTTTTTTATGTTTGTGATTTCAACTTTCTTTTTGATGTTAGATTATGAAGATATGAAAGATTGTTTCTTTAAATTAGTTCAAAAAAAGACCTGTTATCAATTGGCACAACTCAAAAATAAGGTTTTAAAAAGTCTATGGATTTATATCAAATGCCAACTTATTTTAATGATGATTACGTTTTTTATATTACTCATTGCATTTTTTATTCTAAAAATAGAGCCAGCATTTCTTTATGCTTTCGCTATTTGTCTATTAGATAGTCTTCCTTTTATTGGTGTTGGGATCATCTTAATTCCTATGATCATTCTTTATATTTTTCAAGGTATTTATATAAAAGCCATTTATTTACTTTGTTTATATGTCATCATTAATATGATTCGTAGCTTTTTAGAACCCCATATCATGAATAAAGAAATGAAAGTTCCAGCTTTTTTATTGCTTGTTTCGATGGTTTTGCATATACATTTTTTTGGTATTGTGGGAATTGTCCTTTCGCCTTTGCATATGAGTTTTTTATATCAGTATTTTCATAAAAGTGGAGATTTGATATAATAAAGCAAGGGAGGAAGATAATGATGCATAAAAAGTATTTTTTCTTTGATATAGATGGAACATTGACTCATAAACAAACAGGAGAATTAATAGAAAGCGCTAAAATAACGATTCAAAAATTGCAAGAACAAGGGCATTTTGTTTGTATTGCGACAGGAAGAGCTTATTATAAAACAAAAGAATTTGCAAAAAAAGCTGGTTTTCATCATATTGTCAGTAATGGTGGAGCAGCAATTACTATTCATGATCAATTGATTGAAAATAGACCACTTGATCGTCAAAAAGCCATTGCCTTATGCCAGGAGGCGCATCAAAAAGGTTTTGGTTTATTAATTTCACCCAATGATAACATTGATGTTATTATGAATGATGAACTATTTATTCAACAGGTTGGTTATCGTCAAGAACCAACACGTTATTTTTATGATTCATCTTTACAATATCAAGATATTAAGGATTACTACAAAATATATATTGCGATTGAACAAGAACGTGAACAGGAATTGACACTATTGAATTCTTTAGGACATATTCGTTTTATGAAAGAATATTTAACATATCAACATGATGCTAAAGATGAAGGTATTTTACGAATGTTGGAGTATGTCGGTGGACAAAAAGAAGACGTAGTGGTATTTGGTGATGACTATAATGATTTGATTATGTTTAAGCCAGAATGGACATGTATAGCTATGGGAAATGCCTGTGATGCTTTAAAAGAAAAAGCAACTTTTGTAACGAAGGCAAGTTATGATGATGGAATTGAATACGCTTGTCAGTATTTTGGATGGATTTAAATAAGAAATAATTGTATACAATTATACAAAAATATGATATACTATTAGTTATACAGAAAAAGGGGTGAATAGCATGGATAATCAAATTCAAGATTTTTTTGATAAATCATTAATAGAAAATCAAATTGATAATGAATTATATCAGACTTATTCCGTAAAAAAGGTTTACGTAATGAAGATGGTACAGGAGTTTTAGTGGGTTTGACAAAAATATCTGATGTTGTGGGATATAAAAAGGAAAATGGTGAAAAAAGGATGACTATGGAAGTCTTTATTATCGTGGAATAAATGTAGAAGATATTATTCGTTATCCTCAAAAAGAAAAGCGATATTTATTTGAAGAAATTTGTTTTTTAATTCTTTTTGGTTATTTACCATCACAGGAAGAATTTGAAAGATTTAAAAATATTTTAAGTGAACAGTATACATTACCAACTCATTATTTGGAAGCCAATATTCTCGGTTTTCCAGCAAAAAATCTGATGAATAAACTCCAACAAGAAGTTTTGATGTTGTATAGTTATGATGATGATCCTGATAATGTAGAAATTATTGAAACATTAAATAAAGGTATTAATTTATTAGCTAAAATTCCAAGTATTGTTTGTTATACATATCAAACAAAAATTCATTACTTTG carries:
- a CDS encoding LysM peptidoglycan-binding domain-containing protein yields the protein MYNPYMYDDERIVNPRVGEIVLYTVHKGDNVYRIAKTLNSEVAWIQAMNQLDDDLLIHPHQQLLIPIVFQKVPPIPQPYQRETYDLYF
- a CDS encoding FMN-binding protein produces the protein MKKIIILFMVALLYGCSNEKPTEEKKTQYKDGTYTTTAMGYGGEFEVETTLKDDKIQDIVIKEHNETPSIGGVALEQMIETMKEKIIMMWIQFLGQPNHHRR
- a CDS encoding HAD-IC family P-type ATPase gives rise to the protein MVAGSAYAKVIRVGNENYSTKLVHKAKNKNNASSEMKDSIEKVIKILSVVIIPVGLVLYFSQRSAFPNDLASAIVKTVAGVIGMIPEGLVLLTSLSFIIGVGKLARKKALIQEMEAIEALARVDVLCLDKTGTITTGELKVENVLPINSHTLQDIEFIMGVMAHECDDVNATQLALQNYFSKQYHVKIDNSIPFSSQRKMRALTIVGRGNYVLGAPDFLLMPDDEFLIEAEKYASKGYRVLLLGQTDSIDVSQSQIGAVKAMALIVIYDCIRPEAKETLRFFENAHVDIRILSGDNPTTVARVAQLAGLKDGHLYIDASTLPEDDLEMEKIVSHYHVFGRVKPEQKQRIIKALQANGHVVGMVGDGVNDVLALKDADCGIAMAAGSDAAKQAAHIVLLDSSFASMVDIVKEGERLLQILKESAHFILQKQFILQFFVLSLLDYK
- a CDS encoding NAD(P)-binding domain-containing protein, with amino-acid sequence MIITVVGLGVIGGSFVKALKGKGYDVYGVDCDLKTLEMAKAEGCIIEGYQDGHEIIARSDLTIICLYPSKVLEFIANHQFKKGSIVTDVVGIKSYF
- a CDS encoding nicotinate phosphoribosyltransferase — translated: MEENYVGRERNITLIMDFYELTMSYNYFKLGKQNEIVYFDMFYRKNPDQGGFVIFAGLQQLIEAIENMHFSDGDIEYLRSLNVFDEDFFTYLKNFRFTGTIYSVKEGTPVFPYEPLITVKAKLIEAQLIETFLLVTINHQSLIATKARRIVQEAKGRAVMEFGARRAQGYDGAHYGARAAYIGGVVGSATVSAGKDFHMPVLGTMAHSFVQSFDSEYEAFKAYATTYPDNCVLLVDTYDTLKSGVPHAIRVAEEVLAPMGKRLKGIRLDSGDIAYLTKKARMMLDVAGLHDCQITVSNSLDEYLIRSILEQGAQIDSFGVGENMIVSKSSPVFGGVYKLAAVEKDGEIIPKIKISENTEKITNPGFKKVYRLIEKETNKAIADIIAFHDEILDENQDLTIYHQLDSWKHKTLFAGTYEIHPLQTLVFDEGKNVYPHYSLDEIRKYSEQQKRLLWDEIFRLEYPHMYYVDLTQKLLDYKLKMLAKGKKDISPFFLKDLFYDNYSCWFRCYRW
- a CDS encoding prephenate dehydrogenase — encoded protein: MFYNANYIVIQHEFNQLDKIEWMRQFVGKLGFKSVKIMSPYDHDEIISFTSQLPHTLAVALMNSNDEKYETGKYIGDSFRDLTRIANINADLWSELFFHNKEYLLASMERFEKEFDQLKQAIANGDEKTLKAKFLESSRRREKLEK
- the ltrA gene encoding group II intron reverse transcriptase/maturase, yielding MDSERNGGNENMKTDNTLLEEMLSDTNLELAFTQVKRNKGASGVDGMEVAELKDYLDKHLEEIKDSIRNKTYKPQPVRRVEIPKPDGGIRNLGVPTVLDRFVQQAIAQVLIPIYEPIFSDNSFGFRPNRCCEMAIIKALEYMNEGYQWIVDIDLEKFFDTVNHDKLISLVMKDVKSGEIVSLIRKYLVSGIMIDNEYKESVVGTPQGGNLSPLLSNIVLNELDKEMEARGLRFTRYADDCIILVGSSKAADRVMENISKFIEKKLGLKVNMTKSKVSKPNDIKYLGFGFYYDSFSSMWKAKPHEKSIATLQTKLRRLTNRSWSVSWEYRILKIRQLVNGWINYYRIGNFIKVCRKLDAQIRFRIRMYLWKKWKTIGNREKQLRKLGALPWQAKTWANSRKSYARCASTFLQTRITNDLLYRKGLPSMVAQYQLKHISV
- a CDS encoding AI-2E family transporter, whose protein sequence is MNRKKYIVIGCSLCLYIIILKYMFSLFFPFILAILCFFILKPIVDRIQQNIPLQKSAIGISLLLFIYLLFAFLLALCITALFCLCMHFFQMLPVYYDSIFLPFIYKTTKLFQQIFSFLPQDFVIIFQNWIHQNMLDLIAFASTFIKSIPSFLFSFFMFVISTFFLMLDYEDMKDCFFKLVQKKTCYQLAQLKNKVLKSLWIYIKCQLILMMITFFILLIAFFILKIEPAFLYAFAICLLDSLPFIGVGIILIPMIILYIFQGIYIKAIYLLCLYVIINMIRSFLEPHIMNKEMKVPAFLLLVSMVLHIHFFGIVGIVLSPLHMSFLYQYFHKSGDLI
- a CDS encoding HAD-IIB family hydrolase — its product is MHKKYFFFDIDGTLTHKQTGELIESAKITIQKLQEQGHFVCIATGRAYYKTKEFAKKAGFHHIVSNGGAAITIHDQLIENRPLDRQKAIALCQEAHQKGFGLLISPNDNIDVIMNDELFIQQVGYRQEPTRYFYDSSLQYQDIKDYYKIYIAIEQEREQELTLLNSLGHIRFMKEYLTYQHDAKDEGILRMLEYVGGQKEDVVVFGDDYNDLIMFKPEWTCIAMGNACDALKEKATFVTKASYDDGIEYACQYFGWI